AAAAGACGGAATCTGCTCTGTGTTATTTTTATGGTAAAATTTTTTAGCCGCTTAAAATCAGTCATATAAAGGCTTGCAGAAAAATCGACAAAATATTTGAGATTTTTGATGCTTTTTCTTATTGACTTTAAAAACTCAATAGGTATAATTTTATTGTGACGGTACTAGATATGGTACAGTCTGAACTAATTATACATAAATATGCAATAAATCTTGTAAACCTTAGATTTTATTGCTTTTGAAAAGATAACAGAAGGAGACGAAAATGGATGTAATACAATTTATTAAAAAACGTGACGGTCGTACAGTCGAATTTGACATAGACAAAATTGCTGACGCAATTTATAAGGCCGCACAGGTTTTAGGCGGGAATGATTATGAGATGGCAAGATACCTGGCAAAACAGGCAGAATTGTACCTGATTGAAATCAAACATACCGAAGCTCCGACTGTGGAAGAAATACAAGATGCTGTAGAAAAGATCCTAATAGAAAACGGACATGCCAGAACAGCAAAGGAATATATCCTTTATCGTGCAGAAAGAACCAGAATAAGGGAAATGAATACAAGGCTGATGAAGATCTACGAGGATCTGACCTTTAAAGAAGCTAAAGAAAATGATATTAAGCGGGAAAATGCCAATATTGACGGTGATACAGCTATGGGAACCATGCTGAAATACGGTTCCGAAGGAGCCAAGCAGTTTTATGAGATGTATGTGTTGAATCCGGTTCATTCCAAAGCTCATATAGAAGGCGATATACACATCCACGATTTAGATTTTCTGACCTTAACGACTACCTGCTGCCAGATTGATTTAATACGTCTTTTCAAAGGCGGATTCTCCACGGGACATGGTTTCTTAAGGGAGCCAAACGATATTCAGAGCTATGCGGCATTGGCCTGTATCGCTATTCAGTCCAATCAAAATGACCAGCACGGCGGACAGAGTATTCCGAACTTTGATTATGGAATGGCCGACGGCGTGCGAAAAACCTATAAGAAGTTATACTGGAGTAATCTGGGCAAGCTTATGAATATCCTTTACGATATTGACGAAGGTGTTGAACTGGCCAAACGTATCGGACAGGAAATCGAAGAAAAAGATCATGTATGTCCGACTATGGCAGATGACAATTCATACAAGGAAAAAGAGGCCGTGTTGCTGGCAGAAAAAATAAATGCAGAGGACGTGCCAAAACTTCAGGAACGGGCAAAAAAGTATGCGGATCAAGAAATAAAGCGGGCTACTTATCAGGCTATGGAGGCTTTTGTACACAATTTAAATACCATGCATTCCCGTGCGGGAGCGCAGATTCCGTTCAGCTCAATCAACTACGGAACGGATACAACTCCGGAAGGCCGTTTGGTCATTGAAAATATTTTGCTCTCTACGGAAGCAGGACTGGGAAACGGAGAGACTGCCATTTTCCCGATTCACATATTTAAGGTGAAAGAGGGCATCAACTATAATCCGGGAGAACCCAATTATGATTTATTTAAGCTGGCATGCAGAGTTTCCGCGAAAAGACTGTTCCCGAATTTTTCCTTTATTGACGCACCGTTTAATTTGCAATACTATAAGCCGGGTGATCCGGACACAGAGGTAGCCTATATGGGATGCCGTACAAGGGTAATCGGAAATGCTTATGATCCGACCAGAGAGGTCGTAGGCGGCCGGGGAAACTTAAGCTTTACCTCCATTAATCTGCCGAGACTGGCTATAAAAGCCAATGGAGATGTGGATCTTTTCTTTGAAGATCTGGAAAGAAAGCTGCAGCTGGTCATCGATCAGCTGATGGAAAGATATTATATTCAGGCGTCCAAGAAGGTAAAGAATTATCCGTTCTTAATGGGACAGGGCATCTGGCTGGATTCCGAAAAGCTGAAACCGAATGACAGTGTGGGAGAAGTTTTGAAACACGGAACGTTAACTGTCGGATTCATCGGACTGGCAGAATGCTTGAAGGCACTGATCGGAAGTCACCACGGAGAGACAACAGAGGCGCAGAATTTAGGCTTAAATATCATTGGCTATATGAGAAAGAGAATGGATGAAGAAACGAAGAAAACGGGATTTAACTATTCTCTCATTGCAACGCCGGCGGAAGGTCTGTCCGGACGCTTTGTAAGGATGGATAAAGAACGCTACGGTATTATTGAAGGCGTAACAGACCGGGAATATTACACAAATTCCTTCCACATTCCGGTGTATTATCCTATTTCCGCTTTTGACAAGATTAAGCTGGAGGCTCCTTATCACGCACTGACCAACGGAGGACATATCTCCTATGTGGAATTGGACGGGGATCCATGTAAGAATTTAGACGCGTTTGAAAAAGTGGTACGGTATATGAAAGAGAGCGGCATTGGGTACGGTTCCATCAATCATCCGGTAGACCGGGATCCGGTGTGCGGGTATACGGGCATTATTGACAACGAATGCCCTCTGTGCCACCGAAAAGAAGAGGACGGAGATACGGGATTTGAAAGAATACGAAGAATTACAGGCTATCTGGTAGGAACGGTAGACCGCTTTAATAACGCTAAGAGAGCGGAGGAAAAAGAAAGAGTGAAGCACGATGTGTCAGACGGAAAAATGGAAGCAGTCTAGTATTCGGATTGCAGGGATCGTCAGAGAGTCCATTGTGGATGGACCCGGCATCCGGTTTACCGTATTTTGTCAGGGCTGTCCCCATGGCTGCAAAGGCTGTCATAACCCGGAGACCCACGACTTTAAGGGGGGATATGATTGCTCTATTGAAAAACTTCTGCATGAAATCGACAAAGATCCACTGCTTTCAGGAGTTACTTTCAGCGGCGGAGAACCCATGTGCCAGCCGGAAGCCTTTTTAACGCTGGCTCGGGAGATTAAAAAAAGAGAGCTGAATATCGTTATATTCACCGGCTATACTTTAGAGGAATTGCAGTCTATGGCGGATGAAAATCCATCTATAGGGGAACTGCTTCTGTTTACGGACTATCTGATCGACGGCAGATTCGTACGGGAGGAAAGAGATCTGACTCTGCAGTTCAGGGGAAGCGGCAATCAAAGATATATCGATATGAATTTGACCAGAGAGGCGGGGCATATCGTGTCAGCCCAATAAAATAATTTACGAAATTTGTAAAAAAGTATTGTACAGAACAGGTAACGTGTGCTATAATAGCGTTTGTTCGAGTTTGCTCGAAGTATTGAAAAAATGCTTAATTGCTTAAGATATTTAAAGGAGGTGCGGCAAGATGTCAAGAAAGTGTGAAGTTTGTGGTAAGGGTCAGGTTTCTGGAAACAAGGTATCCCATTCTAACAGACATTCAAGAAGAAAGTGGAATGCTAACATTCAGACAGTAAGAATTAATGACAACGGAACTGTCAGAAGAGCTAACGTATGCACAAGATGCATCCGATCAAACAAAATAAACCGTGCCATCTAATCATGCGATATAAATTAGACCTGCTTGTGCAGGTCTTTTTTTATCGCATTATCTCAGCTGATAACCGCAATAGATCAAGAGCCCGCCAAGAAGCAATATCCAGGCTTTTATCGGAAGAAAAAAAGCACAGACGGATACAAGACCAAAAACGATCATAATAAAAGCCAGATTCTTAAAATCGTTCCGCTTACATTTATTCGGTTTTGCAGGCCTATTGCAGCCATATTGCTTGTTTCCCATTCTGTTACACCCCATATAGTATATGCAGGAAAAAAGAAAACCGTGTCAAGAAAATATCTCGGTTATTTGTTTTCATTGATATAGTAATGTGATAAAATATCAGTAAAAATTTACAGGGGGAATGAGATTTGCTGTATAAAGAGGAAACTGAAAACGGAAGCATTACCATAGGAAAGGCTGTGATCGCCAAAATCGTGGCGGAAACAGTCTCTCAATTTCATGGGAAGGTGCTGATTTCCAATTACAAAAACAAGGCGGTAACTTTTGCGGCGAAGATTGGCGTAACGGAAGATATCAACAATATGGATATCACCATGGGAGAAAAAGGACTGGATATAAAGCTGTATATTGTAGTTAAATTTGGGACAAGTATCGGTTTGGTGACGAATCGGCTGATCAATGATATTCATGATAAGGTGTATGAATATACGTCCATAGAGCCCAACAGTGTGGCCGTTGTGGTGACTGGTATGATTTCAAAAAATATTGCCAAGAGAAATATTGAAGTCAGGAGAGGGAATGAAGGATGAATGTAAAGGATCATGTTTCTTCTGTTAAAGGCATCGGGCCTAAAAAAGCAGAAGCTTTAAATCGAATGGGCATCCATACAATCCAAGACTTTTTGTATTTCTATCCCAGAGGGTATCAAGACAGAAGGCAGATCACGAAAATCGGAGAGCTGGAAAACGGCTCTCTTGCTTTAATTCAGGGAAAAATCAAATTAAAAGTCAAGGGTGGGTATGGGAAAAAACAGACCTTGAAGCTGCTGGTGTCCGATGACAGCGGCAGTGCGGAGATTGTATTTTTTAATGCTCGGTTCCTGATTCATAAATTTGAGATCGAAGAGGAATTTACTTTTTATGGCAGAGTAGCTATAGAATACGGAAAAACGAAAATGATTCATCCGGAATTTTTAAAAAAGGATGAAAAGGATGGGCGTGGAATTATCCCCATCTATCCATTGACTGCCGGCGTCTCTCAGTCTGATATGTATAAATGGCAAAACCTAGCCAATGGTCTGCTGAGCGATTTACAGGAATATTTGACAGAAGATATCGTTCAGCGAAATAAATTGTGCGATTTACAGTATGCGCTGGACAATATTCATTTTCCACCGGATAAAAACCATCTAAAGGCAGCAAAATATAGATTGGTGTTTGATGAATTGCTTTTTTTACAAATCGGGCTGCAATCTGTTAAAAATAGGATAACTGCAAAAGAAAAAGGAACTGCTTTTCATTCGGATGTAAAGATGGAAGAGTTTGTCACAGGGTTATCCTATTCACTGACCGGGGCGCAGAAAAAAGTTCTTGCTGAAATCAACGGGGATATGGAATCTGATAAGGTCATGAATCGGCTGGTGCAGGGTGATGTGGGATCCGGAAAAACGGTGGTCGCAGAAGCCGCCCTGTATAAGGCGGTAAAAAGTGGATTTCAGGGAGTTTTAATGGCACCGACGGAATTACTTGCCAGACAACATTTTGAAAGCCTTAGAGAGGAATTTGGCGGCTATGGCATAGAGGTGGGATTCCTTTCGGGGAGTATGTCTGCTAAAAATAAGAAAGAAACGCTGGAACGGCTGGCGAATGGAAATATTCAGGTCCTGGTGGGGACGCACGCACTCATTCAGCCCTCTGTCCTGTTTAAAAATTTAGGTCTTGTCATAACGGACGAACAGCATCGATTTGGCGTAAATCAGCGAAATTTATTGACGGAAAAGGGGAAAAATCCAGATGTATTAGTGATGACAGCCACTCCCATACCGCGAACACTGGCCGTTATTCTTTACGGGGATTTAGATATATCTGTCATAGATGAGCTTCCTCCGGGAAGGCAAAAAATTATTACGAACGCATTTAAGAAGGAAAAACGGGAGCAGGCTTATTCCTTTGTAAGACAGCAGATCCGGCAGGGAAGGCAGGCGTATGTAGTAGCACCGTTGATTGAGGAATCGGAGACCCTTGAAAATGTCATATCTGCAGAAGAGCTTTACAGGCAGTTAAGAAAAAGTTTTCCGGAGGTGAGGACGGCTCTTCTTCATGGAGAAATGAAACAGGCGGAGAAGGATGCCGTTATGGAAAAATTTTATACCGGGGAAATCGAGATGCTGGTTTCAACGGTTGTGATTGAAGTGGGCATTAATGTTCCCAATGCGACGATCATGGTGATAGAAAATGCAGAACGGTTTGGATTGGCTCAGCTGCATCAGCTCCGAGGACGAGTGGGAAGAGGAAAAGATCAGTCTTATTGTCTTTTGATCTCGGGAAGCGAATCTTCCGTATCGAAAGAACGAATAGAGATCATGGTTTCCACATCGGATGGGTTCGTGATTGCAGAAAAGGATTTGAAGCTCCGCGGCCCCGGTGAATTTTTCGGACTCAGACAGCATGGACTTCCCGACTTAAAGCTGGCAGATCTGGGCCGTCATATGGGTATTCTGAATCAGACAAAGGAAGAAGCAAAAAAAATTTTAGAGAGAGATCCCAAGCTTTTATCTGTTGAAATGGCGGGAATTAAGCAAAAAACTATAGAGCTGTTCGGCGAAAATGCAGTTTTAAGTATTTAATCCAAATGCAACCATGATATGAAATTATTACATCGAATATAAAAACCTCCTCGGGTTAAATTAATAACGTAAACAGCAGATGGATCATTGAAAAGGTTTTTCAAGAAAGACATCTGGCTGTAAATTTTCAAACGGCAAGGTGAAACATTCACAAAGCCGAGATGGAGGTAAAAAAATGACATTACAGGACAAGATGAATAAGAGTTATAAGCCAGCATTAAAGAACATGAAGACAGAAGTTGCTTCTGAACTGGGAATGGCTAACTATGACAGCATGGATAAGGGTAACCTTACAGCAAGACAGAACGGCTATGTAGGCGGATATATGACAAAGAAGCTGGTTGACATGGCTGAACAGCAGTTATCAGGAAAATAACTGTAAAACAACATTTCATTTAATAACATTTTGTTAGAAACGGAAAATATCTACTGAATATACAGTAGATATTTTCTGTTTTTGATGATAAAATAATGAGTTGTAGGTAGAAATCAAAGAACCTACAGGAAGAATTTTAAAACGAGCGAGGATAGATGTTTGCGGATAATAGCAGGTGATTTAAAGGGCAGAAGGCTGGCAAGCCCAAAAGATGAAAGAGTAAGGCCCACATCAGATAAAGTAAAGGAAGCAGTTTTCAGTATGATTTTCGATTCCTGTTATGACAAAACAGTGATCGATTTATTTGCAGGTACGGGAAATCTGGGAATCGAAGCGATCAGCCGTGGTGCCAGACATTGCTATTTTGGAGATAAGTCGAAGGAGAGCTTGGCTTTGATCAGAGAAAATGTGAATGCCTGCGGAGTTCAGGATAAATCCACCATTATCGCGGGTGATTATGAACTGGTACTCAAGCGTGTTCCTCAGAAGGCACAAGTTATTTTTTTAGATCCGCCGTATAGGGATGGACTGATGATTTCCTGCATGGAATTAATACGGGATTTGGACCTTCTGGCAGAAGGCGGTTACATCGTTGCGGAACATAGCTTTTTAGAAAAATTACCGGAGAACATTGGCTCATATCAGAGGATAAAGGAAAAAAGGTATGGCAAAATAGCAGTTTCAATTTATGGATAAATATGCTACAATGTTTGGTAACAAAAATGTTAGGGGCACATGGATGAAACAAAAGGCATTATATGCAGGATCTTTTGATCCGATTACAAATGGACATTTAGATTTAATAAACAGAGCGTCAAAGCTTTATGATAGTTTGGTAGTGGGAGTTATAGCCAATCCTTCTAAGAATCCGCTGTTCAGTGCGGAGGAACGGAAGATGCTCATCCGAGAAGCGACTTCACACCTTAAGAATGTGGAGATAGATGATTTTACAGGACTGCTTGCTTCCTATGTAAATGAACAGCAGTTTGATGTAGTGGTAAGAGGACTTCGGGCAGCCTCAGATTTTGAATCGGAGATACAGATGGCTCAAATGAATGCAAGACTGTATAATGAGAATGTGGAAACAGTTTTTCTGATGACCAGTCCGGAATTTTCCTTTTTAAGTTCAAGTATGGTCAAGGAAGTCTTTATGCTTCACGGAGAAATTGAAGGTTTAGTTCCTGATGTAGTATTGAGCTACATGATAGAAAAGTATAAATAATGTACTTTACAAGAGAAAAACACACAGGAGGATATTTCAATGAAAGTATTGGAATTATTAGATGAGATAGAAGAGATTGTTGATACGAGCACAAGCTTTCCATTAACGGGGAAAATCATGGTGGATGCGGAAGAAATTTTAGAAATCGTGAAAGAAATTCGAGTAGAACTTCCTGATGAAATTCAACAGGCGCAGTGGATCAAGGATGAACGCCAGAGAATTCTTGAAGAAGCCAAAAAAGAATATGAGACCGTTATTAATGATGCCAAAAGACAGGCAGAGGTTCTCACGGAAAATGATGATATTGTAGTAAAATCCAAGATGAGAGCGGATGAGATCATGCGCATTGCCGAAGAAAACTGCAAACAGCTTAAATTGAATACCTTTGATTACATAGACAGTATTTTATTTAATTTTCAGGACAAAATGGAGCAGTTGAACGCAACTCATTTTGCGGACATGTTCAATCAAATGGAAACCACCTTCCAAAATGTCAATGCAACTCTTGCCTCCAACCGAAATGAAATAAAGGATTTGGCCTATAAAACTCAGCTGGATAAGGAAGAGTAAAACGATTATATGAGCGTATAATATCCATGGTAAATTCATATTATTTATCATGGATATTATTAATTGGGCTGTAAAAGCATTAAAATTAAAATTCAGATATATCATAGCTGTATTTTCAGCTGGGGCTGCGTGTCTGGTCATGGTCATTTTCCCTGAAGTCACTTTACTTTCGGCACAAAAGGGAATCGCCATATGGGCGAACAATATTTTACCTGCCATGCTGCCGTTTTTTATTTGTGCTAATTTCATGAACGGGATCGGTGTGACCCGATATTTGAATCCCTCTTGCTTTGCCTTTTCGCTGAGCGTTTTATCAGGTTATCCCATGGGTGCGAAGATCATCGGAGATATGGGAAGGAGCGGGTATATACCAAGTGTGGAGTGCCGCAGGCTGATCAGCTTTTGCAGTACTTCCGGCCCTGCTTTTATAGTGGGTGCAGTGGGGGCTTCTATGATTGGAAGCAATACCAGCGGGAGTATCATCGCCATCGCTCATTTTGGCGGAGCCCTGCTGAACGGGCTTTTATTTTCCATGCTGGCAGATGTGTTCAGCAAGGACTATAGAACCTATAAATCAAAGAAATCTAAAAAAAGGCAGACTGTGGTGAAGACAGATTTCAACAATAATTATCTGGAGGCCTTTACCAATTCTATTATTACGTCTCTTAAATCTTTGGGAATTATTTTGGCTTATATCGTCATGTTCATGATGATAACGGATATGATTCAATTATTGGGGCTTTTGAAGGGAATAACCCATGTATACTATGTGGGAATGATTAAGGGGATTTTTGAAATGACTGTAGGGTGTTCCTCCATCAGCGGTACGATGGCCATTCCTCTGGCCTATAAAACCATTGGATGCAGTATTCTGATCTCTTTTGGGGGACTGTCCATCATAGGACAGTCCATGAGCATGCTGCAGGGAACAAAGGTCAGCTTTTCCTACTTACTGCTGGTGAAGATCTTCCACAGCATTTTTGCAGGGATTCTTGCACTGATATTGACGGAGCTTTTATTATAAACGGATGTTTATAGCTGCATATAAGGCTTATAGAGTCGATCAGAATGTTCATAAATATTCTGATTGGATAAAAGATTGTAAAAATCAGAGGCAATCAAATCATAACTTAGTAATAATTGGCAATGATTCAGAGCGTCGGCCTGTTTATTTATATTGGTAATCAATGGGAGTGTAGCTTTTTCCTCCTGTTTTAGGAGCTTAAGCAAATGGGCTCCTTTTTTATTGAAACCTAAAATATGGGCGTAGTATTGCTGCGTTTCCACGATCGTGTTAAAATCGGATTTTGTCAGGCCTATTAGAATGTGGGTCAGTAATCGGCTGATTCTGGTGGAGGTATAACGTTTGGATTTTAGGGAATTTTTCAGGTCACCCAGCGTGTCTGAAATTCGTATAGATGCTTTCAGTTTATTTTCAAGACCTTCCGTCACAGAAAAAATTTCTTTCAGACAGGAATTTTTTTCCGTTAATATTTTAGATGCTGCCAGCTTGAAATAAAGCTCTTCTGAATCCGAGGAAGGGGCTTTCGGCAACTCTTTTTGAAGTATGGCCAAGACTTCCGCAGGCACAGCGCTTTCCAGAAGCTGAGTATTCCAATCATTGGAATGCAGGGCTTTTCGTATGGCCGAGGCAGACGCGATGTTTCCCCGAAGTTCCTGGTCGTGATAATTGGAAGCATATCGTTTTACTGTAACGGGAATTATGTCACTATGTGTCAAATAAAGCTGCTTTAAGTATTCGATCGCCAGAATGTTGTTTGGCTGAAGCATATTTTCAGAGGCTTCTTCACCAAGACATTCTTTGACTGCTTCGGATCGAGCCTTGGGATAGGAGAAACCTTTGGATAAATTGGACTTGAGCTGATCTTTAAATTCTTCGGTTTCATGGGAAAGAAAGCAGGCCACTTCTTTTAAACGTTCCAGATCGCCGGATTCACTGCCAAAGGAAAGGTGGGTGACGCAGCGGAGCCTGTTTAATATTTCAATGGCACCTTTTGCAAAATATTCCGCATTGTTGCAGGCAAAAGCAAAGGGTAGCTCAATGACCAGGTCAATCCCGCACCGAACGGCCATTTCCGCTCTGGCCCATTTGGAAAGAACAGCGGCTTCGCCCCGCTGTGTAAAATTGCCGCTGATTATGGCAACGACAAAATCGGCCTCCGTCATAGCAGCCGATTGGTTCAGCTGATATAGATGGCCGTTATGAAATGGATTGTATTCTGCTATGATTCCTAAAACTTTCATAATGATATCCTATCACATCTGCGTGTAATTATAAATAAATTTCATTTGAGAAAGTTCATTTTAGGCAATACTATAATAAAAGCCTATTGTAGTATTATGTATATATATTGCAAAAACTGTTGAACATACTTGAAAAAACATGGAAATGAAGTATAATATTATGAGTGCTTTTGAAGCGCTGCAGAAATTTCAGCAGTTTTACCTGCCCGAAATTTTTCAGTTAATAATTTTAAAATTATATATATTACGGAGGAAGTAAGATGAAAGTATTAGTAATCAACTGTGGAAGTTCATCATTAAAATATCAGGTTCTTGATATGACAAATGAAGTTCTTTTATGCAAAGGTCTTGTAGAAAGAATCGGCATGGAAGGTGCAGTCATCACACACGAGAAAATCGGTATGGACAAGTTTAAGCTCGTAGTTCCTATGAAGGACCATAAAGAAGCGATTGGACATGTATTGGAAGCTGTACAGGATGAAAATCATGGTGTTGTGAAGTCCATGGATGAAATCGGAGCTGTTGGACACAGAGTCGTACACGCAGGTGAAAAATATGCTCACTCAGTACTGATCACAGAAGAGGTTCTAAAAGCCCTGGAAGAATGCGTGGAATTGGCTCCTCTTCACAATCCGCCTAATCTGGCAGGTATTGCAGCGTGTCAGGCATTAATGCCAAAGACGCCGATGGTAGCCGTATTCGATACAGCCTTTCATCAGACCATGCCTCCTGAATCATACATTTATGCGATTCCTTATGAATATTATCAGAAGCATGGAATCAGAAGATATGGTTTCCACGGAACAAGCCATAAATATGTAGCCGAAAGAGCAGCTGATATCATGAACTGTGCACTGGATGATTTGAAGATCATTACCTGCCATTTAGGAAACGGCGCATCTGTTTCCGCTATTAAGAGAGGCAAGTGTATCGATACTTCCATGGGCTTCACTCCGCTGGAGGGTCTGGTTATGGGTACTCGTTCGGGAGACATCGACCCTGCTATCGTTACGTATATCCGAGACAAAGAAAATTTAGAGGCCGGTGTTGCTAATGACATCTTAAATAAGAAATCCGGTGTTCTTGGAATTTCCGGTATATCCAGCGACTTTAGGGATATTGAAGAAGCGGCTGCGGAAGGAAATGAAAGAGCACAGCTTGCATTAAAGGTATTTGCTCATAAGGTACGATTCTATATCGGTGCTTATATTGCGGAAATGAACGGCGTGGATGCCATTGTATTTACTGCCGGCGTTGGTGAAAATGACATCGAGATGAGAGACATCATCTGTAACGATCTTGGAAATTTAGGCATCAAGCTTGACCTTGTTAAGAATAAGGTAAGAGGAAAAGAAACCATCATCAGCAGAGATGATTCCAGAGTAAAAATTATTCTGATCCCTACGAACGAAGAACTGATGATTGCCAGAGACACATATGATATTACAAAGAATTTAAAATAATTATTGACAGATGTGTCCGATAAAGGTATACTTTAGAAGTTGCATTTATCACAAAGTTGTTTGTGATGAGATAAATACAAAGAGACACGAGCAAAAGGAGGTGTAGAGAATGGCAGTTCCAAAGAGGAAAACATCTAAAGCAAGAAGAGACAAGAGAAGATCACCAAACATGAAGAAGGCATTACCTGGACTTTCAATTTGTCCTCAGTGCCACGAGCCAAAACTTCCACATAGAGTTTGCCCGAATTGCAATTATTACGACGGTAAGGAAGTTGTTGCTTCTGAAGCGTAGGAAAGTAAATAATTAAAACAAAACCTTAACACCGGATAGCTATCCGGTGTTATTTGTTATTACGCAGAAAATATTGCTTGTGACAGGACGTAATAAAAGGTGTATTAAATTGTATTATTGATCAGTCCATAATTTTTCAGTTCGTTTGCTATTTTGTACAATGTTTTGTTGTCCGGATCACACAGAGGCATTCGATATTCTTTTTCGATCAGGCCCATCATGTTCAAAGCAGCCTTTACCGGGATAGGGTTCACCTCTAGGAACAGCGAATCAATAAGGGATTTCATTCGGATCTGCATTTCCTTTGCTTTATTGAAATGACCTTGCAAATAGGCTGTGACCATTTCATGGGTATCCTTAGGAATGACGTTGGCAACGGTGGATATGGTTCCTGAACCGCCCATGGAGAGGACCGGAACAACCATGTCATCGTTTCCGGAATAAAGTGCAAAGTCCGGAGAAACATATCGGGCTATTTCCACCACCTGCGAAATGTCTCCGCTGGCTTCTTTGATTCCGGCGATGTTGGGATGGGTGCA
This region of Aminipila luticellarii genomic DNA includes:
- a CDS encoding nucleotidyltransferase; amino-acid sequence: MKVLGIIAEYNPFHNGHLYQLNQSAAMTEADFVVAIISGNFTQRGEAAVLSKWARAEMAVRCGIDLVIELPFAFACNNAEYFAKGAIEILNRLRCVTHLSFGSESGDLERLKEVACFLSHETEEFKDQLKSNLSKGFSYPKARSEAVKECLGEEASENMLQPNNILAIEYLKQLYLTHSDIIPVTVKRYASNYHDQELRGNIASASAIRKALHSNDWNTQLLESAVPAEVLAILQKELPKAPSSDSEELYFKLAASKILTEKNSCLKEIFSVTEGLENKLKASIRISDTLGDLKNSLKSKRYTSTRISRLLTHILIGLTKSDFNTIVETQQYYAHILGFNKKGAHLLKLLKQEEKATLPLITNINKQADALNHCQLLLSYDLIASDFYNLLSNQNIYEHSDRLYKPYMQL
- the rpmF gene encoding 50S ribosomal protein L32: MAVPKRKTSKARRDKRRSPNMKKALPGLSICPQCHEPKLPHRVCPNCNYYDGKEVVASEA
- a CDS encoding acetate/propionate family kinase, with amino-acid sequence MKVLVINCGSSSLKYQVLDMTNEVLLCKGLVERIGMEGAVITHEKIGMDKFKLVVPMKDHKEAIGHVLEAVQDENHGVVKSMDEIGAVGHRVVHAGEKYAHSVLITEEVLKALEECVELAPLHNPPNLAGIAACQALMPKTPMVAVFDTAFHQTMPPESYIYAIPYEYYQKHGIRRYGFHGTSHKYVAERAADIMNCALDDLKIITCHLGNGASVSAIKRGKCIDTSMGFTPLEGLVMGTRSGDIDPAIVTYIRDKENLEAGVANDILNKKSGVLGISGISSDFRDIEEAAAEGNERAQLALKVFAHKVRFYIGAYIAEMNGVDAIVFTAGVGENDIEMRDIICNDLGNLGIKLDLVKNKVRGKETIISRDDSRVKIILIPTNEELMIARDTYDITKNLK